A genomic window from Quercus lobata isolate SW786 chromosome 10, ValleyOak3.0 Primary Assembly, whole genome shotgun sequence includes:
- the LOC115964889 gene encoding uncharacterized protein LOC115964889, with translation MSVARLPAEIDDRESKKAKRMALPMLGFSDGDKVRTIQPHDDALIITLRIGGYDVKRVLVDQGSTVEVMYPDLYKGLNLKPEDLTAYDSPLVSFEGKTVTPRGQIRLPIQTGSDIVEVDFIVVDAYSPYTAIVARPWLHALGVVSSTLHQKVKYPSKGQVKEVIGDQAMARQCMVGSAEEANCEDLEKVPVDIDPKRFFQVGSKLPPQEKEMLIDFLRENVDVFAWDTYKAPRFDPDFICHHLNINPSVTPKKQPPQHPSKEHVDAVKKEMMKLKKAGAIKEVFYPKWLANTIVVKKKSGK, from the exons ATGTCGGTGGCCCGACTTCCCGCTGAGATTGACGACCGAGAGTCTAAGAAGGCTAAGAGGATGGCCTTACCCATGCTGGGATTCTCGGATGGGGATAAGGTCAGAACTATCcaaccccatgatgatgctctaATCATCACACTCAGGATTGGGGgatatgatgtgaagagagtgTTAGTCGATCAGGGCAGCACtgtggaagtaatgtaccccgacctatacaaggggctgaatttGAAACCCGAAGACTTGACGGCATACGACTCCCCTTTGGTAAGCTTTGAAGGGAAAACCGTTACTCCGAGAGGCCAGATTAGACTGCCCATACAAACAGGCTCGGACAtagtggaggtggacttcatagtGGTGGATGCATACTCACCCTACACAGCCATTGTAGCTAGGccttggcttcatgccctaGGGGTTGTTTCCTCTACCCtgcaccaaaaggtgaagtatCCATCGAAGGGTCAGGTCAAAGAAGTTATAGGAGATCAAGCCATGGCTCGACAATGCATGGT GGGATCAGCCGAGGAGGCAAATTGCGAGGATTTGGAAAAAGTTCCTGTGGACATTGATCCGAAAAGATTCTTTCAAGTCGGCTCGAAACTACCTCCCCAAGAGAAAGAAATGCTAATTGATTTTCTTAGGGAAAATGTGgacgtgtttgcatgggacaCTTACAAGGCCCCAAGGTTCGATCCGGACTTCATATGCCACCACCTTAACATTAATCCATCTGTTACACCCAAGAAGCAACCCCCTCAGCATCCGTCGAAAGAGCATGTTGATGCGGTCAAGAAGGAGATGATGAAACTtaagaaagcaggggctatcaaagaagttttctaCCCTAAGTGGCTGGCCAATACTatcgtggtgaagaagaagagcggAAAATAG